One Streptomyces mobaraensis NBRC 13819 = DSM 40847 DNA segment encodes these proteins:
- a CDS encoding maleylpyruvate isomerase family mycothiol-dependent enzyme, translated as MDLVAHFRRETRAFEDAVRRAARAGDAPPVPSCPGWTVTDLTGHLAWVHRFVAHVVGDRLRDAPDHTDPAFLGLPPDRAGWPDPERPPTHGPVPASLVGWYAAGAAALGALFADRDPDEPVWTWTADRTTGFWLWIQTFEAAVHRWDAENALGAPRPFDAELAADGVGRFLGTVVPAWRTAGRAPSGDGERFGFRRTDGEGHWTVHFDGDTVRCAAGPGPCDVELSGTASDLTLFLWRRITAERLAGVEGDQAVLKRWAVLVPTV; from the coding sequence ATGGACCTCGTAGCCCATTTCCGCCGCGAGACGCGGGCGTTCGAGGACGCCGTCCGGAGGGCGGCCCGCGCCGGGGACGCGCCGCCGGTCCCGTCCTGCCCGGGCTGGACGGTCACCGACCTGACCGGACACCTCGCCTGGGTGCACCGGTTCGTGGCCCACGTCGTCGGCGACCGCCTGCGGGACGCCCCCGACCACACGGATCCGGCCTTCCTCGGCCTGCCCCCCGACCGCGCCGGCTGGCCCGACCCCGAACGCCCGCCGACGCACGGGCCGGTGCCGGCCTCTCTCGTCGGCTGGTACGCGGCCGGCGCCGCCGCGCTCGGCGCGCTCTTCGCCGACCGGGATCCCGACGAACCGGTGTGGACCTGGACCGCGGACCGCACCACCGGCTTCTGGCTGTGGATCCAGACCTTCGAGGCGGCCGTGCACCGCTGGGACGCCGAGAACGCACTCGGCGCGCCGCGGCCGTTCGACGCGGAACTCGCGGCCGACGGCGTCGGCCGGTTCCTCGGCACCGTCGTCCCGGCCTGGCGGACCGCCGGCCGGGCACCGTCCGGCGACGGCGAGCGGTTCGGCTTCCGGAGGACCGACGGCGAGGGCCACTGGACCGTCCACTTCGACGGCGACACCGTCCGCTGCGCAGCGGGCCCCGGCCCCTGCGACGTCGAACTCTCGGGCACCGCATCGGACCTGACCCTCTTCCTCTGGCGGCGCATCACCGCGGAGCGCCTGGCGGGCGTGGAGGGCGACCAGGCCGTGCTGAAGCGGTGGGCGGTGCTGGTGCCGACGGTCTGA